In Helicobacter colisuis, the DNA window CTCTCTAAATTAAGATTAACAATTTCAATAGAAAATAAAATGCCATTTTTCAGCTCTTGCTCTATAGCTACTTCAGAAAAAACCGCAATAGCTCCTTTATTTACCACCAAATCTTTAATAGCCGTTGTCCTATCTAATTCTAAAAAAATTGGAACTTCTTTTTTTAATTCTCCCAAAGCATTTAAAAAGCTATCCCTTAATCCCGAACCATATTCCCTAAAAATCCACTTTTTATCTAATAATTCATCAATATAACGCGGTTTTGAAGCCAAAATAAAATCATTACTTGCTACAATCAAACGATCTTCACACAAAACTTCACGAATTAACCCCTCACTTTGTGCATATTCTAGCCCAATTTCACCCTCCACTAATGCCAATTCTACGCTACCATTTTTTAAGAGATTTAAGCATTCTTGAGTGTTATAAATCTTTAAATTAACCTTGACTTTTGGATATGCCTTTGCAAAATCAAATAAGATTCTAGGCAAAAAATACTCCCCTATAGTGTGTGTGGCTACAAGATTAATTTCTCCTATCAAAACACCCTCTTCTCCCAAAGCTTCCAAACTCGAATAATAACTCTGCACTACTTCCACCCACAAACTCCCAAGATATAAAGCTCTTGTTGTAGGGACAAGCCTTTTCCCCAATCTCTCAAAAAGAGTGATTCCAAGCATTTTTTCTATATTTCTAATAAGCACCGAAACATTTGGCTGTGTAATTTTAAAATTTTGCGCGGTTAAAGTCGGACTTTTGGTATGCAATAAATCTAAGAAAATCTCTAAATCTCTAATTTTCAATTTCACCCCTTTTTTATTTAAAAAATCTTAGAATCCGATATAAAAGCCATTTTATTTTTGTTGTTAAGTATTCCATATTTTTAATTAAATTAATATATTTTTATTATGATACATTTGGTGCTATAATCCCACAAAAATTCTCAAATAGGGGTTGGAAATGTTAAGAAATAAACATTTATTTCAAATAATTTCTTCAAATTTCAAAGGACTTTTATTGGTTAGCTTAATTGTTGCCTTTGCCTTTTATCTCTCTGGAATCCAAGCCATTCAAGACATCACCCATTTAGCTGCTACTGCTTTTGCAATTATCATTGGAGCAGCCCTCTCGCCTTGGTTTTTTAGATTCCAACACACACTCCAAGCAGGTGTGCATTTTAGTGCTAAAAAACTTTTGCGACTAGGAATCGTGCTTTATGGATTTAATATTACTTTTAGTGAGCTATACAGCATAGGTTTTTACGGATTTTTGATTGCTTTTATTGTGATTGTAAGTATTTTTTTAATTGCCTTATTTGCAGGGACAAAAATCTTTAAGCTTGATAGGGAAACTTCTATGCTTGTGGGTGCTGGAAGCGCTATTTGCGGTGCTGCTGCAGTTTTAGCTCTTGAATCAAGCCTAAAAT includes these proteins:
- a CDS encoding LysR substrate-binding domain-containing protein — protein: MKIRDLEIFLDLLHTKSPTLTAQNFKITQPNVSVLIRNIEKMLGITLFERLGKRLVPTTRALYLGSLWVEVVQSYYSSLEALGEEGVLIGEINLVATHTIGEYFLPRILFDFAKAYPKVKVNLKIYNTQECLNLLKNGSVELALVEGEIGLEYAQSEGLIREVLCEDRLIVASNDFILASKPRYIDELLDKKWIFREYGSGLRDSFLNALGELKKEVPIFLELDRTTAIKDLVVNKGAIAVFSEVAIEQELKNGILFSIEIVNLNLERHFYSLKRKSHPINTILMRFEEFINESLQNKY